In a genomic window of Nitrospirota bacterium:
- a CDS encoding SUMF1/EgtB/PvdO family nonheme iron enzyme, with protein APPPGMILIPAGPFWMGSDPEDGTLGVEVGIDETPRHLVDLPAFYIDKYEVTNAEYAQYVNATGSAYQPAPWRERDALNREPNHPVSDTDFHDAEAYCRWAGKRLPTEAEWEKAARGPDGAPYPWGPTFARDKANTMETGLAWSRPVGSYPDGASVYGVEDMIGNVWEWTSSWYKPYPGSKLQRAAFGEKYRVLRGGSWGVPAVPFARATNRHAPELFAVNDRDEDWHTGYDVGFRCAKDES; from the coding sequence CGCCCCTCCCCCCGGCATGATCCTGATTCCGGCCGGACCGTTCTGGATGGGGAGCGATCCAGAGGATGGCACGTTGGGCGTGGAAGTCGGAATCGATGAGACACCGCGGCACTTGGTCGATCTGCCCGCCTTCTACATCGACAAGTACGAGGTCACCAACGCGGAGTACGCGCAGTACGTGAACGCGACGGGGTCGGCCTATCAGCCCGCGCCCTGGCGTGAGCGCGACGCGCTCAATCGCGAGCCGAATCACCCGGTAAGCGATACCGACTTTCACGACGCCGAGGCCTACTGCCGCTGGGCGGGCAAACGCCTGCCCACCGAAGCCGAGTGGGAAAAGGCCGCACGCGGGCCCGATGGCGCCCCGTATCCCTGGGGCCCGACCTTTGCGCGCGACAAGGCCAATACGATGGAGACCGGCCTGGCTTGGAGCCGACCCGTGGGTAGCTATCCTGATGGCGCGAGCGTGTACGGGGTGGAAGACATGATCGGCAACGTGTGGGAGTGGACCAGCTCGTGGTACAAGCCGTATCCCGGCAGCAAATTGCAACGCGCAGCGTTCGGCGAGAAGTATCGCGTGCTGCGCGGCGGGTCGTGGGGCGTGCCGGCCGTGCCGTTTGCGCGCGCGACCAATCGGCACGCGCCGGAGTTGTTTGCGGTCAATGATCGCGATGAGGATTGGCATACGGGGTATGACGTGGGCTTTCGCTGCGCCAAAGACGAGTCCTAA